The following are encoded together in the Salvia splendens chloroplast, complete genome genome:
- the psbA gene encoding photosystem II protein D1 — MTAILERRESESLWGRFCNWITSTENRLYIGWFGVLMIPTLLTATSVFIIAFIAAPPVDIDGIREPVSGSLLYGNNIISGAIIPTSAAIGLHFYPIWEAASVDEWLYNGGPYELIVLHFLLGVACYMGREWELSFRLGMRPWIAVAYSAPVAAATAVFLIYPIGQGSFSDGMPLGISGTFNFMIVFQAEHNILMHPFHMLGVAGVFGGSLFSAMHGSLVTSSLIRETTENESANEGYRFGQEEETYNIVAAHGYFGRLIFQYASFNNSRSLHFFLAAWPVVGIWFTALGISTMAFNLNGFNFNQSVVDSQGRVINTWADIINRANLGMEVMHERNAHNFPLDLAAIEAPTNG, encoded by the coding sequence ATGACTGCAATTTTAGAGAGACGCGAAAGCGAAAGCCTATGGGGTCGCTTCTGCAACTGGATAACCAGTACCGAAAACCGTCTTTACATTGGATGGTTTGGTGTTTTGATGATCCCTACCTTATTGACCGCAACTTCTGTATTTATTATTGCCTTCATTGCTGCTCCTCCAGTAGATATTGATGGTATTCGTGAGCCTGTTTCTGGATCTCTACTTTACGGAAACAATATTATCTCAGGTGCCATTATTCCTACTTCTGCAGCTATCGGTTTGCACTTTTACCCAATTTGGGAAGCAGCATCCGTTGATGAATGGTTATACAACGGCGGTCCTTATGAACTAATTGTTCTACACTTTTTACTTGGTGTAGCTTGTTACATGGGTCGTGAGTGGGAGCTTAGTTTCCGTTTGGGTATGCGCCCTTGGATTGCTGTTGCGTATTCAGCTCCTGTTGCAGCTGCTACCGCTGTTTTCTTGATCTACCCAATAGGTCAAGGGAGTTTTTCTGATGGTATGCCTCTAGGGATTTCTGGTACTTTCAACTTCATGATTGTATTCCAGGCTGAGCACAACATCCTTATGCACCCATTTCATATGTTAGGTGTAGCTGGTGTATTCGGCGGCTCCCTATTCAGTGCTATGCATGGTTCCTTGGTAACTTCTAGTTTGATCAGGGAAACCACAGAAAATGAATCTGCTAATGAAGGTTACAGATTCGGGCAAGAGGAAGAAACTTATAATATCGTAGCCGCTCATGGTTACTTTGGCCGATTGATCTTCCAATATGCTAGTTTCAACAACTCTCGTTCATTACACTTCTTCCTAGCTGCTTGGCCTGTAGTCGGTATCTGGTTCACTGCTTTAGGTATCAGCACCATGGCATTCAACCTAAACGGTTTCAACTTCAACCAATCTGTAGTTGATAGTCAAGGCCGTGTAATTAATACTTGGGCTGATATCATCAACCGTGCTAACCTTGGTATGGAAGTTATGCATGAACGTAATGCTCATAACTTCCCTCTAGACCTAGCTGCTATCGAAGCTCCAACAAATGGCTAA